Proteins encoded by one window of Streptomyces uncialis:
- the polA gene encoding DNA polymerase I, with translation MADSASKKTGTAAGAGSGDRPRLLLMDGHSLAYRAFFALPVENFTTAAGQPTNAIYGFASMLANTLRDEAPTHFAVAFDVSRKTWRSEEFAEYKANRSKTPDEFRGQVELIGELLDAMHAVRFAVDGFEADDVIATLATRAEAEGFEVLIVTGDRDSFQLVSEHTTVLYPTKGVSELTRFTPEKVQEKYGLTPAQYPDFAALRGDPSDNLPGIPGVGEKTAAKWINQFGSFAELVERVDEVKGKAGQNLRDHLEAVRLNRRLTEMVRDVELPRSVPELERAPYDRTAVAMVLDTLEIRNPSLRERLLAVDPGAVEEQPQVEAGVEVDGAVLATGEVAPWLAEHGGEPLGMSVVDTWSLGAGTVSEIALAAAGGAAAWFDPAQLDEADEQAFARWLADGGRPKVLHNAKSVMRVFAEHGWSVAGISMDTALAAYLVKPGRRSFALDALTLEYLGRELVPASASDGQLAFGADEQAEADALMVQARAVLDLGGAFEGRLAEVGSAELLRDVELPTSELLARMERHGIAADRAHLESMEQMFAGAVQQAVKEAHASVGHEFNLGSPKQLQEVFFGELDLPKTKKTKTGYTTDADALAWLAGQTDHELPVIMLRHREQAKLRVTVEGLIKTIAADGRIHTTFNQTVAATGRLSSTDPNLQNIPVRTDEGRAIRRGFVVGEGFESLMTADYSQIELRVMAHLSEDAGLIEAFTSGEDLHSTVASQVFGVERSAVDAEMRRKIKAMSYGLAYGLSAFGLSQQLNIEAAEARGLMDTYFERFGGVREYLHRVVEEARATGYTETWLGRRRYLPDLNSDNRQRREMAERMALNAPIQGTAADIVKIAMLNVDRAMGEAGLTSRMLLQVHDEIVLEIAPGERAATEELVRREMAAAVELRAPLDVSVGVGPDWESAAH, from the coding sequence GTGGCAGATTCAGCATCGAAGAAGACCGGGACGGCGGCGGGCGCGGGCAGCGGCGACCGGCCGCGGCTGCTCCTGATGGACGGGCACTCGCTGGCGTATCGCGCGTTCTTCGCGTTGCCCGTGGAGAATTTCACGACGGCCGCGGGTCAGCCGACGAACGCGATCTACGGTTTCGCGTCGATGCTGGCGAACACGCTGCGTGACGAGGCGCCCACGCACTTCGCGGTGGCGTTCGACGTGTCGCGCAAGACGTGGCGGTCGGAGGAGTTCGCGGAGTACAAGGCGAATCGTTCGAAGACGCCGGACGAGTTCCGGGGACAGGTGGAGCTGATCGGGGAGCTGCTCGACGCGATGCACGCGGTGCGGTTCGCGGTGGACGGCTTCGAGGCGGACGACGTGATCGCGACGCTGGCGACACGTGCGGAGGCCGAGGGTTTCGAGGTCCTGATCGTCACGGGAGACCGGGACTCGTTCCAGTTGGTCAGCGAGCACACGACGGTGCTGTACCCGACGAAGGGCGTGTCGGAGCTGACGCGCTTCACTCCGGAGAAGGTCCAGGAGAAGTACGGGTTGACGCCCGCGCAGTATCCGGACTTCGCCGCGCTGCGGGGTGACCCGTCGGACAATCTGCCGGGTATCCCGGGGGTGGGGGAGAAGACCGCGGCGAAGTGGATCAATCAGTTCGGTTCGTTCGCGGAGCTGGTGGAGCGGGTCGACGAGGTCAAGGGCAAGGCCGGGCAGAACCTCCGGGACCATCTGGAGGCGGTGCGGCTGAACCGCCGGCTGACGGAGATGGTGCGGGACGTGGAGCTGCCGCGCTCGGTGCCCGAGCTGGAGCGCGCGCCGTACGACCGCACGGCGGTGGCGATGGTGCTGGACACGCTGGAGATCCGTAATCCGTCGTTGCGGGAGCGGCTGCTGGCCGTCGACCCGGGTGCGGTGGAGGAGCAGCCGCAGGTCGAGGCGGGTGTCGAGGTCGACGGCGCGGTGCTGGCGACGGGCGAGGTCGCCCCCTGGCTCGCGGAGCACGGTGGTGAGCCGCTGGGCATGTCGGTGGTGGACACCTGGTCGCTGGGTGCGGGCACGGTCTCCGAGATCGCGTTGGCCGCGGCGGGCGGCGCGGCCGCGTGGTTCGACCCGGCGCAGCTGGACGAGGCCGACGAGCAGGCGTTCGCGCGCTGGCTTGCCGACGGCGGGCGGCCGAAGGTGCTGCACAACGCGAAGAGCGTGATGCGGGTCTTCGCGGAGCACGGCTGGTCGGTGGCGGGCATCTCGATGGACACGGCGCTGGCCGCGTATCTGGTGAAGCCGGGCCGTCGTTCCTTCGCGCTGGACGCGTTGACGCTGGAGTACCTGGGGCGGGAGCTGGTTCCCGCGTCGGCGTCGGACGGCCAGTTGGCCTTCGGCGCGGACGAGCAGGCGGAGGCGGACGCGCTGATGGTGCAGGCGCGTGCCGTGCTGGACCTGGGCGGCGCGTTCGAGGGGCGGCTGGCGGAGGTCGGCTCGGCGGAGCTGCTGCGGGACGTGGAGCTGCCCACCTCGGAGCTGCTGGCGCGGATGGAGCGGCACGGCATCGCGGCGGACCGGGCGCATCTGGAGTCGATGGAGCAGATGTTCGCGGGCGCCGTGCAGCAGGCGGTGAAGGAGGCGCACGCCTCGGTGGGCCATGAGTTCAACCTGGGTTCGCCGAAGCAGCTCCAGGAGGTGTTCTTCGGCGAGCTGGACCTGCCGAAGACGAAGAAGACGAAGACGGGCTACACGACCGACGCGGACGCGCTGGCGTGGCTGGCCGGGCAGACGGACCACGAGCTGCCGGTGATCATGCTGCGCCACCGTGAGCAGGCGAAGCTGCGGGTCACGGTCGAGGGTCTGATCAAGACGATCGCCGCGGACGGCCGTATCCACACCACGTTCAACCAGACGGTCGCGGCGACGGGCCGGCTGTCGTCGACCGATCCGAACCTCCAGAACATCCCCGTCCGTACGGACGAGGGCCGCGCGATCCGGCGCGGGTTCGTCGTCGGTGAGGGTTTCGAGTCACTGATGACGGCGGACTACAGCCAGATCGAGCTGCGGGTGATGGCTCATCTGTCGGAGGACGCGGGACTGATCGAGGCGTTCACCTCCGGTGAGGATCTGCACAGCACGGTCGCCTCGCAGGTGTTCGGTGTCGAGCGGTCCGCGGTGGACGCGGAGATGCGCCGCAAGATCAAGGCGATGTCGTACGGCTTGGCGTACGGTCTGTCGGCCTTCGGCCTGTCGCAGCAGCTGAACATCGAGGCGGCGGAGGCCCGCGGCCTGATGGACACCTACTTCGAGCGTTTCGGCGGGGTCCGCGAATACCTCCACCGTGTCGTGGAGGAGGCCCGCGCCACCGGCTACACGGAGACGTGGCTGGGCCGTCGCCGGTATCTGCCGGATCTGAACAGCGACAATCGTCAGCGCCGTGAGATGGCCGAGCGGATGGCCCTGAACGCGCCCATCCAGGGCACGGCGGCGGACATCGTGAAGATCGCCATGCTGAACGTCGACCGCGCGATGGGCGAGGCCGGGCTCACCTCCCGGATGCTGCTCCAGGTCCATGACGAAATCGTCCTGGAGATCGCGCCGGGCGAGCGGGCGGCCACGGAGGAGCTGGTCCGCCGCGAGATGGCGGCGGCCGTGGAGCTGAGGGCCCCGCTGGACGTCTCGGTGGGCGTGGGCCCGGACTGGGAGTCCGCAGCCCACTGA
- a CDS encoding lytic transglycosylase domain-containing protein, with the protein MAAYIGRRLRKGAATTAVAAVVVAALSASGAPGAQGVTDPASGLQTSDSAPGPDDGDHSATGDSPYYTELPPLKSPTVPPTIGDPISRGGSEAGIPATVLDAYKRAEASMRLSQPECNLPWELLAAIGKVESGHARGGRVDGNGTTTTPILGPVLDGNGFANISDTDNGAFDGDATHDRAVGPMQFIPSTWGEGGPTGDGWGADANGDGKRDPNNIYDATLAAGRYLCAGGRDLSAADELRAAILSYNRSTEYVNTVLSWLEYYRKGSHEIPDGTGTLPADRSDRTPDRTPSPASGTPRPGSSAPDRPGTRPGAGSTQDPERPGSGPGTSPGPSVPGGSPSPGPTTPPTKPPGSGGPTTPPTTPPTTPPTKPPTSPPTTTPTPTDTVARLENAGGATITATAGESFPRPVKVRAETSAGDPVAKVRVRFTVAGDTDTAFPGGESVATVVTDSAGVATAPALLAGEKAGGFTVRAVVVGRAVAAAEVKATVTARQADALVRVGDKELVCSPGGEFADAVVLKATRKGAAAGRVAATATLVKAAADPAVNDKGPHFKDADGKPVRELTALVTDKDGVLQLPKLHADETTGTFLLRVTTTGGATLTVELKVAAPPAT; encoded by the coding sequence ATGGCGGCGTACATCGGCCGGAGGCTGCGCAAGGGAGCGGCGACCACCGCTGTTGCGGCGGTCGTGGTGGCGGCGTTGTCCGCCTCGGGCGCCCCCGGAGCGCAGGGGGTCACCGACCCGGCGTCCGGGTTGCAGACCTCCGACAGTGCGCCAGGACCGGACGACGGTGATCATTCCGCCACCGGCGACTCGCCCTACTACACCGAACTCCCGCCGCTGAAGAGCCCCACGGTACCGCCCACGATCGGTGACCCGATCAGTCGGGGCGGCTCCGAGGCGGGCATCCCGGCGACCGTCCTCGACGCCTACAAGCGGGCCGAGGCGTCCATGAGGCTGTCCCAGCCGGAGTGCAACCTGCCCTGGGAACTGCTCGCGGCGATAGGCAAGGTCGAGTCCGGTCACGCCCGGGGCGGACGGGTCGACGGGAACGGGACGACGACCACGCCGATCCTCGGCCCGGTGCTCGACGGCAACGGCTTCGCGAACATCAGCGACACCGACAACGGTGCCTTCGACGGTGACGCCACCCATGACCGGGCCGTCGGCCCGATGCAGTTCATCCCGTCCACCTGGGGCGAGGGCGGCCCGACCGGTGACGGATGGGGCGCCGACGCCAACGGCGACGGCAAGCGCGACCCCAACAACATCTACGACGCCACCCTCGCCGCCGGGCGCTATCTCTGCGCGGGCGGCCGCGATCTGTCCGCTGCCGACGAGCTGCGTGCGGCCATCCTCAGCTACAACCGGTCCACCGAGTACGTGAACACCGTGCTGTCGTGGCTGGAGTACTACCGCAAGGGCAGCCACGAGATCCCCGACGGCACGGGCACCCTTCCGGCGGACCGCAGCGATCGCACCCCCGACCGCACGCCTTCTCCCGCCTCCGGGACGCCCCGCCCCGGCTCCTCCGCGCCCGACCGGCCCGGCACCCGCCCCGGCGCCGGCTCCACTCAGGACCCCGAGCGGCCCGGCTCCGGGCCCGGGACATCGCCCGGGCCCTCGGTCCCCGGCGGCAGCCCGTCGCCCGGTCCGACCACCCCGCCCACCAAGCCGCCGGGCAGCGGCGGGCCCACCACGCCTCCCACCACACCACCGACCACTCCGCCCACCAAGCCCCCGACCAGCCCGCCGACGACGACGCCCACCCCGACCGACACCGTCGCCCGGCTGGAGAACGCGGGCGGCGCCACGATCACCGCGACGGCCGGCGAGTCCTTCCCCCGTCCTGTGAAGGTGCGGGCCGAGACCTCGGCGGGGGACCCGGTCGCGAAGGTGCGAGTGCGGTTCACCGTCGCCGGTGACACCGACACCGCCTTCCCCGGCGGCGAGAGCGTCGCCACGGTGGTGACCGACAGCGCCGGTGTCGCCACCGCGCCCGCGCTCCTCGCGGGGGAGAAGGCGGGTGGCTTCACGGTCCGCGCCGTCGTCGTCGGACGCGCGGTCGCCGCCGCCGAGGTCAAGGCGACCGTCACCGCCCGTCAGGCCGACGCCCTGGTACGCGTCGGCGACAAGGAACTCGTCTGCTCGCCCGGCGGCGAGTTCGCCGACGCCGTCGTCCTCAAGGCCACCCGCAAGGGCGCCGCCGCCGGTCGCGTCGCCGCCACGGCCACCCTGGTCAAGGCCGCCGCCGACCCCGCCGTCAACGACAAGGGCCCCCACTTCAAGGACGCCGACGGCAAGCCGGTCCGCGAACTCACCGCCCTCGTCACCGACAAGGACGGCGTGCTCCAGCTGCCGAAGCTCCACGCCGACGAGACCACCGGTACGTTCCTGCTGCGTGTCACCACCACCGGGGGCGCCACCCTCACCGTCGAACTGAAGGTCGCGGCCCCTCCGGCAACCTGA
- a CDS encoding ATP-dependent RNA helicase produces the protein MIRTDALDRLPVRDAVPALMSALDSEGTAVLCAPPGTGKTTLVPLALAGLVGGGPARRVVVAEPRRIAARAAARRMAWLLGEKVGESVGFTVRGERSVGPRTRVEVVTTGVLLQRLQRDQEVSGVDTVVLDECHERHLDADTTAAFLLDVRGALRPDLRLVAASATTDASGWARLLGGAPVIEAAGTSHPVDVVWAPPSRVVRPPQGTRVDPVLLTHVTSVVRRALTEREGDVLCFLPGVGEIARVAGQLAGTEGVEILQVHGRAPAAVQDAVLAGGSGRRVVLTTSVAESSLTVPGVRVVVDSGLAREPRMDHARGLGSLTTVRASRATGRQRAGRAGRQAPGAVYRCWTAAEHERLPGFPAPEIKVADLTAFALQAAVWGDPQATGLALLDAPPGGAMAAARSVLTAIGAVHTDSGRVTDRGLRMARLGLHPRLGRALLDGAAELGARRAAEVVALLSEEPPRDYGDDLTAAWREARRGVDGYGARWRQEVRRLTAAVGDAETGPSGRGRSGGAGRPRSSGRGGEADGGLAHSTGPVGEGDAGPGRLSGPAGGVGDGQAVRSSGQGGAGDGGPGRGGDAADAAGGLVVALAFPERLARERAEGDYRMVSGTRAELGGASALRGVPWLAVAVADRPAGAGHARVRLAAVVDEDIARRAAGSLHGEGEEVAWTDGDLVARRVERLGAVELVVRPLARPAPALVREALVEGLRREGLGLLRWDRDAMGLRERLAFLHRTVGGGWPDVSDEALTARAHEWLEPELGRARGRAHLARIDAGRALTRLLPWASGEAARLDSLAPERIQVPSGSRVRVDYSDAERPVLAVKLQEMFGLARTPEVAGVPVLVHLLSPAGRPAAVTGDLASFWAEGYRAVRAELRGRYPKHPWPEDPTAAPPTRHTSARARGRDAAGPRG, from the coding sequence ATGATCCGAACCGACGCACTCGACCGTCTCCCGGTACGCGACGCCGTTCCCGCGCTGATGTCGGCCCTGGACAGCGAGGGCACGGCGGTGCTGTGCGCACCGCCCGGGACCGGTAAGACGACCCTGGTGCCGCTGGCGCTCGCCGGGCTGGTCGGCGGCGGCCCGGCCCGGCGGGTCGTCGTCGCGGAGCCCCGGCGGATCGCGGCGCGGGCCGCCGCCCGGCGGATGGCCTGGCTGCTGGGCGAGAAGGTCGGGGAGAGCGTCGGATTCACGGTGCGCGGGGAGCGGTCCGTCGGGCCGCGCACCCGGGTCGAGGTCGTGACGACGGGCGTACTGCTCCAGCGCCTCCAGCGGGACCAGGAGGTGTCCGGGGTGGACACCGTGGTGCTCGACGAGTGCCATGAGCGGCATCTGGACGCCGACACCACGGCGGCGTTCCTGCTGGATGTACGGGGGGCGCTGCGCCCCGATCTGCGCCTGGTGGCCGCGTCGGCGACGACCGACGCGAGCGGATGGGCGCGGCTGCTGGGCGGGGCGCCGGTGATCGAGGCGGCGGGGACGTCGCATCCGGTGGACGTGGTGTGGGCGCCGCCGTCGCGGGTGGTGCGTCCGCCGCAGGGCACCCGGGTCGATCCGGTGCTGCTGACCCATGTGACGTCGGTGGTGCGGCGTGCCCTCACGGAGCGGGAGGGCGACGTGCTGTGCTTTCTGCCCGGGGTGGGTGAGATCGCCCGGGTGGCGGGCCAGTTGGCGGGGACGGAGGGGGTGGAGATCCTCCAGGTCCACGGGCGGGCACCGGCCGCCGTGCAGGACGCGGTGCTGGCGGGCGGATCCGGACGGCGGGTGGTCCTCACGACCTCGGTGGCGGAGTCCAGCCTGACGGTGCCGGGCGTACGGGTCGTGGTGGATTCGGGGCTCGCGCGCGAGCCGAGGATGGACCACGCGCGGGGTCTGGGGTCGCTCACGACGGTGCGGGCGTCGCGCGCGACCGGCCGGCAGCGCGCGGGCCGGGCCGGGCGGCAGGCGCCGGGCGCGGTGTACCGCTGCTGGACCGCGGCGGAGCACGAGCGGTTGCCGGGGTTCCCGGCGCCGGAGATCAAGGTCGCCGATCTGACGGCGTTCGCGTTGCAGGCCGCCGTGTGGGGTGATCCGCAGGCCACGGGTCTGGCGCTGCTGGACGCCCCGCCGGGCGGGGCGATGGCGGCGGCCCGGTCGGTGCTGACCGCGATCGGCGCGGTCCACACGGATTCGGGACGGGTGACCGACCGGGGGCTGCGGATGGCGAGGCTGGGGCTGCATCCCCGGCTGGGGCGGGCACTGCTGGACGGCGCGGCGGAACTCGGCGCGCGCCGGGCGGCCGAGGTGGTCGCGCTGCTGAGCGAGGAGCCGCCCCGGGACTACGGGGACGATCTGACGGCGGCGTGGCGGGAGGCCCGGCGCGGCGTCGACGGGTACGGCGCGCGCTGGCGCCAGGAGGTGCGCAGACTCACCGCGGCGGTGGGTGACGCGGAAACCGGGCCGTCCGGCCGGGGCAGGTCAGGGGGCGCGGGTCGGCCGCGTTCGTCCGGCCGGGGCGGAGAGGCTGACGGGGGTCTCGCGCACTCGACGGGACCGGTCGGGGAGGGGGACGCGGGGCCGGGGCGTTTGTCCGGCCCCGCGGGCGGGGTGGGCGACGGACAGGCGGTGCGCTCGTCGGGTCAAGGCGGGGCGGGTGACGGGGGGCCGGGGCGTGGGGGTGACGCGGCGGACGCCGCCGGGGGGCTGGTGGTGGCGCTGGCGTTTCCCGAGCGGCTGGCCCGGGAGCGGGCCGAGGGCGACTACCGGATGGTGTCGGGGACACGCGCGGAGCTGGGCGGCGCTTCGGCTCTGCGGGGGGTGCCGTGGTTGGCGGTGGCGGTCGCGGACCGGCCCGCGGGGGCGGGGCACGCGCGGGTGCGGCTCGCCGCGGTCGTCGACGAGGACATCGCCCGGCGGGCGGCGGGGTCCCTGCACGGTGAGGGCGAGGAGGTGGCCTGGACCGACGGGGACCTGGTGGCCCGCCGGGTGGAGCGGCTCGGCGCGGTGGAGCTGGTGGTCCGTCCGCTGGCCCGACCGGCTCCCGCGCTGGTGCGGGAGGCACTGGTGGAGGGCTTGCGGCGGGAAGGGCTGGGTCTGCTGCGGTGGGACCGGGACGCGATGGGGCTGCGGGAGCGGCTGGCGTTCCTGCACCGCACGGTGGGCGGGGGCTGGCCGGACGTGTCGGACGAGGCGTTGACCGCGCGTGCCCACGAGTGGCTGGAGCCCGAGCTGGGGCGTGCCCGGGGGCGGGCGCATCTCGCGCGGATCGACGCCGGCCGGGCGCTGACCCGGCTGCTGCCGTGGGCGAGCGGGGAGGCGGCCCGGTTGGACTCGTTGGCGCCGGAGCGCATCCAGGTGCCCAGCGGGTCGCGGGTCCGGGTGGACTACTCGGACGCGGAACGGCCGGTGCTGGCGGTGAAGTTGCAGGAGATGTTCGGTCTGGCGAGGACTCCGGAGGTGGCGGGGGTACCGGTGCTGGTGCATCTGCTCTCGCCCGCCGGGCGTCCCGCGGCGGTCACCGGGGATCTGGCGTCGTTCTGGGCGGAGGGCTATCGCGCCGTGCGGGCGGAGCTGCGGGGCCGCTATCCGAAGCATCCGTGGCCCGAGGACCCGACCGCGGCACCACCCACCCGGCACACGAGCGCGCGGGCACGGGGCCGGGACGCCGCCGGGCCCCGGGGCTGA
- a CDS encoding class I SAM-dependent methyltransferase — translation MPTRPERGAPTAVGRKSTTREPIIQESEQPEPEATRRTVSGTESSRANRGWWDSNADEYQSDHGAFLGDDRFVWGPEGLDEADARLLAPAAGLKDRRVLEIGAGAAQCSRWLAAQGALPVALDLSHRQLQHALRIGGDGVALVEADAGTLPFRDGSFDLACSAYGALPFVADPVAVLREVRRVLRPGGRFVFSVTHPIRWSFPDEPGPEGLSVSASYFDRTPYVEQDEDGDAVYVEHHRTVGDRVRDVVAGGFRLVDLVEPEWPLWNREEWGGWSPLRGHLIPGTAIFVCDRDD, via the coding sequence ATGCCGACGCGGCCGGAACGCGGGGCCCCCACGGCGGTTGGACGGAAGAGTACGACGAGGGAGCCGATCATCCAAGAGTCCGAACAGCCCGAACCGGAAGCCACCCGGCGTACCGTCTCGGGCACGGAGAGCAGCCGCGCGAACCGCGGCTGGTGGGACAGCAACGCCGACGAGTACCAGAGCGATCACGGCGCGTTCCTCGGGGACGACCGCTTCGTCTGGGGCCCCGAGGGACTGGACGAGGCGGACGCGCGGCTGCTGGCCCCGGCGGCCGGTCTCAAGGACCGGCGGGTGCTGGAGATCGGCGCGGGGGCCGCCCAGTGCTCACGCTGGCTGGCCGCCCAGGGGGCACTGCCGGTGGCGCTGGACCTCTCGCACCGGCAGCTCCAGCACGCGCTGCGGATCGGCGGCGACGGCGTGGCGCTGGTGGAGGCCGACGCGGGGACCCTGCCGTTCCGCGACGGCTCGTTCGACCTGGCGTGCTCGGCGTACGGGGCACTGCCGTTCGTCGCGGACCCGGTGGCGGTGCTGCGGGAGGTGCGCCGGGTGCTGCGGCCCGGCGGCCGTTTCGTGTTCTCGGTGACCCACCCGATCCGGTGGTCCTTCCCCGACGAGCCGGGCCCGGAGGGGTTGTCGGTATCGGCGTCCTACTTCGACCGCACGCCGTACGTGGAGCAGGACGAGGACGGCGACGCCGTGTACGTCGAGCACCACCGGACGGTCGGCGACCGGGTACGGGACGTGGTGGCCGGCGGATTCCGGCTGGTGGACCTGGTGGAACCGGAGTGGCCGCTGTGGAACCGGGAGGAGTGGGGCGGCTGGTCCCCGCTGCGGGGACATCTGATCCCCGGCACGGCGATCTTCGTGTGCGACCGGGACGACTGA
- the rpsA gene encoding 30S ribosomal protein S1, with protein MTSSTETTATTPQVAVNDIGNEEAFLAAIDETIKYFNDGDIVDGVIVKVDRDEVLLDIGYKTEGVIPSRELSIKHDVDPNEVVAVGDEIEALVLQKEDKEGRLILSKKRAQYERAWGTIEKIKEEDGIVTGTVIEVVKGGLILDIGLRGFLPASLVEMRRVRDLQPYVGKELEAKIIELDKNRNNVVLSRRAWLEQTQSEVRQTFLTTLQKGQVRSGVVSSIVNFGAFVDLGGVDGLVHVSELSWKHIDHPSEVVEVGQEVTVEVLDVDMDRERVSLSLKATQEDPWQQFARTHQIGQVVPGKVTKLVPFGAFVRVDEGIEGLVHISELAERHVEIPEQVVQVNDEIFVKVIDIDLERRRISLSLKQANESFGADPASVEFDPTLYGMAASYDDQGNYIYPEGFDPETNDWLDGYEKQREEWERQYAEAQSRFEQHQAQVIKSREADAQAAAEGGDSAAAPAASGGSGGGGGGSYSSESADNSGALASDEALAALREKLAGGQS; from the coding sequence ATGACGAGCAGCACCGAGACCACCGCAACCACCCCGCAGGTAGCGGTCAACGACATCGGTAACGAGGAAGCCTTCCTCGCCGCGATCGACGAGACGATCAAGTACTTCAACGACGGCGACATCGTCGACGGCGTCATCGTGAAGGTCGACCGGGACGAGGTCCTGCTCGACATCGGTTATAAGACCGAAGGTGTCATCCCGAGCCGCGAGCTCTCGATCAAGCACGACGTCGACCCCAATGAGGTCGTCGCCGTCGGTGACGAGATCGAAGCCCTTGTCCTTCAGAAGGAGGACAAGGAAGGCCGCCTGATCCTCTCGAAGAAGCGTGCCCAGTACGAACGTGCCTGGGGCACCATCGAGAAGATCAAGGAAGAGGACGGCATCGTCACCGGTACCGTCATCGAGGTCGTCAAGGGTGGTCTCATCCTCGACATCGGCCTCCGTGGCTTCCTCCCGGCCTCCCTGGTCGAGATGCGCCGTGTCCGCGACCTCCAGCCGTACGTCGGCAAGGAGCTCGAAGCCAAGATCATCGAGCTGGACAAGAACCGCAACAACGTGGTCCTGTCCCGCCGTGCCTGGCTGGAGCAGACGCAGTCCGAGGTCCGCCAGACGTTCCTCACCACCCTCCAGAAGGGCCAGGTCCGTTCGGGCGTCGTGTCCTCGATCGTCAACTTCGGTGCCTTCGTGGACCTGGGTGGCGTCGACGGACTCGTCCACGTCTCCGAGCTCTCCTGGAAGCACATCGACCACCCCTCCGAGGTTGTCGAGGTCGGTCAGGAAGTCACCGTCGAGGTTCTCGACGTGGACATGGACCGCGAGCGTGTCTCCCTGTCGCTCAAGGCGACGCAGGAAGACCCGTGGCAGCAGTTCGCCCGGACGCACCAGATCGGTCAGGTCGTCCCCGGCAAGGTCACCAAGCTCGTTCCGTTCGGTGCGTTCGTCCGCGTGGACGAGGGCATCGAGGGCCTGGTCCACATCTCCGAGCTGGCCGAGCGCCACGTGGAGATCCCGGAGCAGGTCGTCCAGGTCAACGACGAGATCTTCGTCAAGGTCATCGACATCGACCTTGAGCGCCGCCGCATCAGCCTTTCGCTGAAGCAGGCCAACGAGTCCTTCGGCGCCGACCCGGCCTCGGTCGAGTTCGACCCGACGCTCTACGGCATGGCCGCGTCGTACGACGACCAGGGGAACTACATCTACCCCGAGGGCTTCGACCCCGAGACCAACGACTGGCTCGACGGGTACGAGAAGCAGCGCGAGGAGTGGGAGCGCCAGTACGCCGAGGCGCAGTCCCGCTTCGAGCAGCACCAGGCCCAGGTCATCAAGTCCCGCGAGGCCGACGCGCAGGCCGCTGCCGAGGGTGGCGACAGTGCCGCTGCTCCGGCCGCGTCCGGTGGCAGCGGTGGCGGTGGCGGCGGTTCGTACTCCTCGGAGTCCGCGGACAACTCCGGTGCCCTGGCTTCGGACGAGGCGCTCGCCGCGCTTCGCGAGAAGCTGGCCGGTGGCCAGAGCTGA
- a CDS encoding PAC2 family protein, translated as MLDPQGLYAWEPKGLAVVDVALAQESAGLVMLYHFDGYIDAGEAGDQIVERLLESLPHQVVARFDHDRLVDYRARRPLLTFRRDRWTAYEVPSLEVRLVQDTTGAPFLLLSGPEPDIEWERFAAAVQQIVERLGVRLAVNFHGIPMGVPHTRPVGLTPHGSRTDLVPGHRSPFDEAQVPGSAESLVEYRLMEAGHDVLGVAAHVPHYIARSPYPDAALTVLEAITSATGLVLPSIAHSLRTEAHRTQNEIDRQIREGDEELVALVQGLEHQYDAAAGAESRGNMLAEPTDIPSADEIGLEFERFLAEREGDG; from the coding sequence GTGCTTGATCCGCAGGGTTTGTACGCTTGGGAACCGAAGGGCCTGGCCGTCGTCGATGTGGCGCTCGCCCAGGAGTCCGCCGGACTGGTGATGCTGTACCACTTCGACGGATACATCGACGCGGGGGAAGCCGGTGACCAGATCGTCGAACGGCTGCTGGAGTCGCTGCCTCACCAGGTCGTCGCCCGTTTCGACCACGACCGACTGGTGGACTACCGCGCACGGCGCCCCCTGTTGACGTTCCGGCGTGACCGCTGGACCGCCTACGAGGTGCCCTCTCTGGAGGTGCGTCTGGTGCAGGACACCACCGGCGCGCCCTTCCTGCTGCTGTCCGGCCCCGAACCGGACATCGAGTGGGAGCGCTTCGCCGCCGCCGTCCAGCAGATCGTCGAACGGCTCGGTGTGCGCCTCGCGGTGAACTTCCACGGCATCCCCATGGGCGTCCCGCACACCCGGCCCGTGGGCCTCACCCCGCACGGCAGCCGCACCGACCTGGTGCCCGGCCACCGCAGCCCCTTCGACGAGGCACAGGTGCCCGGCAGCGCCGAGTCCCTGGTCGAGTACCGCCTCATGGAAGCGGGCCACGACGTCCTCGGGGTCGCCGCGCACGTCCCGCACTACATCGCCCGCTCCCCGTACCCGGACGCGGCCCTCACCGTCCTCGAAGCCATCACCTCCGCGACCGGCCTGGTCCTGCCGAGCATCGCGCACTCCCTGCGCACCGAGGCGCACCGCACCCAGAACGAGATCGACCGGCAGATCCGGGAGGGCGACGAGGAACTGGTCGCCCTCGTCCAGGGGCTGGAGCACCAGTACGACGCGGCGGCCGGCGCCGAGAGCCGCGGCAACATGCTCGCGGAACCCACCGACATCCCCTCCGCCGACGAGATCGGCCTGGAGTTCGAGCGCTTCCTCGCGGAACGCGAGGGCGACGGCTGA